From a region of the Balaenoptera musculus isolate JJ_BM4_2016_0621 chromosome 15, mBalMus1.pri.v3, whole genome shotgun sequence genome:
- the LOC118880859 gene encoding LOW QUALITY PROTEIN: lysosomal-associated transmembrane protein 4B-like (The sequence of the model RefSeq protein was modified relative to this genomic sequence to represent the inferred CDS: inserted 1 base in 1 codon; substituted 1 base at 1 genomic stop codon), with the protein MKMVAPWTRFYSNSCCLCCHVRTGTILLGVWYLIINAXALLILLSALADPDQYRFSSSELGGDLELMDDANTCIAIAISLLMILICAVATYGAYRQHAAWVIPFFCYQIFDFALNSLVAVTVLVYPNSIQEYIRQLPPDFPYTDDIMSVNPTCLVLIILLFISIILTFKGYLISCVWNCYXYINGRNTSDVLVYVTSNDTVVLLPPYDDATVKGAAKEPPPPYVSA; encoded by the exons ATGAAGATGGTGGCCCCCTGGACGCGGTTCTACTCCAACAGCTGCTGCCTGTGCTGCCATGTCCGCACTGGCACCATCCTGCTCGGCGTCTGGTACCTGATCATCAATG TGGCACTGCTGATTCTATTGAGCGCCCTGGCTGATCCAGATCAGTATCGCTTTTCAAGTTCTGAACTCGGAGGTGACCTGGAGCTCATGGATGATGCCAACACGTGCATTGCTATCGCGATTTCTCTTCTCATGATCCTGATCTGTGCAGTGGCTACTTATGGAGCATACAGGCAACACGCGGCCTGGGTCATCCCATTCTTCTGTTACCAGATCTTTGATTTTGCCCTGAACAGCTTGGTTGCAGTCACTGTGCTTGTTTATCCAAACTCCATCCAGGAATACATACGACAGCTGCCTCCTGATTTTCCTTACACAGATGATATCATGTCAGTGAATCCTACCTGTTTGGTCCTTATTATTCTTCTGTTTATCAGCATTATCTTGACTTTTAAGGGTTACTTGATTAGCTGTGTCTGGAACTGCTACTGATACATCAATGGCAGGAACACCTCCGATGTCCTGGTTTATGTTACCAGCAATGACACTGTGGTGCTGTTACCCCCGTACGATGATGCCACTGTGAAAGGCGCCGCCAAGGAGCCGCCACCACCTTATGTGTCTGCCTAA